A single region of the candidate division KSB1 bacterium genome encodes:
- a CDS encoding AI-2E family transporter, whose amino-acid sequence MNQPPETSVERIVALVGVIVFAAFLYSLREILTPFVGFVALAVFYFTMRQRPAAKPIFVVGMTLMAIWVYHKLAGVLGPFFFSIAMAYLLNPLVSWLEKRRLKRTPASLLVLLVFMLALATLGIFLVPQMIQEIGDLIDQTVTALPQLKAWIQKTIVTLLARFPIDIEKLEKALLEDLPGKLQTVLGAVLRGALNFTATTSAVLGQLLNVILIPVLTFYFLKDGEKLWQQFALRLFPENRRAAIQSKVQIADALMSGFLRGQLTVMAIVGILTGIAMSLAGVPYALFVGLMTGLLNIIPYLGLLISLILTLVVALFTANPVATMIKAAIVFAIVQGVEGSVISPKIVGDKVGLHPMIVILSVLVGAQFFGFWGLLLAVPVAAIINAFVNQPKTPEPALPVETPT is encoded by the coding sequence TTGAACCAACCACCGGAAACTTCCGTTGAGCGCATCGTCGCCCTTGTCGGCGTCATCGTTTTCGCGGCCTTTTTATACAGCCTCCGCGAAATCTTGACGCCGTTTGTGGGCTTTGTGGCGCTGGCGGTTTTTTATTTCACCATGCGCCAGCGCCCGGCGGCCAAGCCCATTTTCGTCGTCGGAATGACCCTGATGGCGATTTGGGTTTATCACAAACTGGCCGGTGTCTTGGGGCCGTTTTTTTTCTCGATCGCGATGGCATACCTGCTCAATCCGCTCGTCAGTTGGTTGGAAAAACGCCGTCTCAAACGCACGCCCGCCAGTTTATTGGTGCTTCTCGTTTTCATGCTGGCCCTGGCGACGCTCGGTATTTTTCTCGTGCCGCAGATGATTCAAGAAATCGGCGATCTCATTGATCAAACCGTCACGGCGCTGCCGCAACTCAAAGCGTGGATTCAGAAAACCATCGTCACCCTCCTCGCGCGTTTTCCCATCGACATTGAAAAATTAGAAAAGGCGCTTTTGGAAGATTTGCCGGGCAAGTTGCAAACCGTTCTTGGCGCGGTGCTGCGCGGCGCGCTCAATTTCACCGCCACCACTTCCGCCGTGTTGGGGCAATTGCTCAACGTCATTCTCATTCCGGTTTTGACGTTTTACTTTCTCAAGGACGGCGAAAAGCTTTGGCAGCAATTCGCCCTGCGGCTTTTTCCCGAAAATCGCCGCGCCGCGATTCAAAGCAAAGTGCAAATCGCCGACGCGCTGATGAGCGGCTTCCTGCGCGGCCAGTTGACCGTTATGGCGATTGTCGGCATCTTGACCGGAATCGCCATGTCGCTCGCTGGCGTTCCGTATGCGTTATTCGTTGGCTTGATGACCGGCCTGCTCAACATCATTCCGTATCTCGGGCTCTTGATCAGCTTGATTCTAACTTTGGTGGTTGCCCTGTTTACGGCCAATCCGGTTGCCACGATGATCAAAGCTGCCATTGTTTTCGCCATCGTGCAGGGCGTGGAAGGCTCCGTCATCTCCCCAAAAATCGTCGGCGACAAAGTCGGCCTGCATCCGATGATCGTCATCTTGAGCGTGCTTGTCGGCGCGCAATTCTTCGGCTTTTGGGGCCTGCTGCTCGCCGTTCCCGTCGCCGCCATTATCAATGCTTTTGTCAATCAGCCCAAAACGCCAGAGCCGGCGCTGCCGGTGGAAACGCCAACTTGA
- the der gene encoding ribosome biogenesis GTPase Der: MKKKPLVAIIGRPNVGKSTLFNRIIRKREAIVHETPGVTRDRNYAEADWAGYEFTLMDTGGYFPDSGNLIDQAVLKQVHDAIEEADCLIFVVDAQTGVTAVDAEIAQILRRSDKPLVLVVNKIDDMQHEPALADFYNLGLGEPLPVSAASGRQVGDFLDHLVAMLPASAKQKPRDDKIEKEETGALQLAVIGRPNVGKSSFVNAVLGHEQVIVTDIPGTTRDAIDTRLRYKNQEMVLIDTAGLRKTSRVKEAIEYYSTLRTRESLRRCNVALVLFDALEKAVDQDLHIISAAAKLHKGIVIGVNKWDLVEKDAVTAKKFEKELREALRIYSYVPILFISAKTRQRVFKMLDVAQAVHRQRQKQLRTAELNAFLQEAVQNYPPPAMDKREVKINYCTQVKHAPPVIAFFCNHPDAIRPGYRQYLENRFRARFGFAGVPLTFSFRRK; encoded by the coding sequence ATGAAAAAGAAACCCCTCGTCGCCATCATCGGCCGGCCCAATGTCGGCAAATCGACGCTGTTCAACCGCATCATTCGCAAGCGCGAGGCGATTGTGCACGAAACGCCCGGCGTGACGCGCGACCGCAATTACGCCGAGGCGGATTGGGCGGGCTACGAGTTCACGCTGATGGACACCGGCGGCTATTTTCCCGACAGCGGCAATCTCATCGATCAGGCCGTGCTGAAACAAGTCCATGATGCCATCGAAGAAGCGGACTGTTTGATTTTTGTGGTCGATGCGCAAACCGGCGTCACCGCCGTCGACGCCGAGATCGCGCAAATTTTGCGCCGCAGCGACAAACCTCTCGTGCTCGTCGTCAATAAGATCGATGACATGCAGCACGAACCGGCGTTGGCGGATTTTTATAATCTCGGACTCGGCGAGCCGCTGCCGGTTTCGGCGGCGAGCGGCCGGCAGGTCGGCGACTTTCTCGATCATCTCGTGGCGATGTTGCCGGCTTCGGCAAAACAAAAACCGCGCGATGATAAGATTGAGAAAGAAGAAACCGGTGCGTTGCAGCTTGCGGTTATCGGGCGGCCCAATGTCGGCAAATCGTCGTTTGTCAACGCCGTTCTCGGCCACGAGCAGGTGATCGTCACCGATATTCCCGGCACCACACGCGACGCCATCGACACGCGGCTGCGCTACAAAAATCAGGAGATGGTGTTGATTGACACCGCCGGCTTGCGCAAAACTTCGCGCGTGAAAGAGGCGATTGAATATTACAGCACACTGCGCACGAGAGAGAGCCTGCGCCGCTGCAACGTTGCGTTGGTGTTGTTCGATGCGCTGGAAAAAGCCGTTGATCAGGATTTGCACATCATCAGCGCCGCCGCCAAATTGCACAAGGGCATCGTCATCGGCGTCAACAAATGGGATTTAGTGGAAAAAGACGCGGTGACGGCGAAGAAATTTGAAAAAGAGCTGCGCGAAGCCTTGCGCATTTACAGCTACGTGCCCATACTCTTTATATCGGCGAAGACCAGGCAGCGCGTGTTCAAAATGCTCGACGTCGCGCAAGCCGTCCATCGCCAGCGGCAAAAGCAATTGCGCACCGCCGAATTGAATGCGTTTTTGCAGGAGGCGGTGCAAAATTATCCGCCGCCGGCGATGGACAAACGCGAAGTCAAAATCAACTACTGCACGCAAGTCAAGCATGCGCCGCCGGTGATCGCCTTTTTTTGCAATCACCCGGATGCCATCCGGCCGGGTTACCGGCAATATTTGGAAAACCGTTTCCGCGCCCGCTTCGGATTTGCCGGTGTTCCCTTGACCTTCAGCTTTCGGAGAAAATGA
- a CDS encoding zinc ribbon domain-containing protein — translation MPIYEYYCQSCEKRFEELVFETKPAVVHCPECGTQEVNRLLSLFATGLNASNAAQQGGETSVAGGCGCGSCSCGHG, via the coding sequence ATGCCAATTTATGAATATTATTGTCAGTCGTGTGAAAAACGTTTTGAAGAATTGGTCTTCGAAACCAAACCCGCGGTTGTTCATTGTCCGGAATGCGGCACGCAAGAAGTCAACCGGTTGCTCTCATTGTTTGCAACGGGATTAAATGCCAGTAACGCGGCTCAACAGGGTGGAGAAACAAGCGTTGCCGGCGGCTGCGGTTGCGGCTCCTGTTCTTGCGGCCACGGCTGA
- a CDS encoding DUF512 domain-containing protein yields MKIIAIDKASTGAELGLCPGDEVLRINGETVRDILDYRFLAADDKIEMEVRRGDEQIIFDIEKDPDDSLGLNFAPLKIRRCGNDCIFCFVDQNPAGMRPTMYFRDEDFRLSFLSGHYVTLSNMSRADLERIVRQRLTPLYISVHATEPAMRKFLLGIQFDDRLLEKFDYLTQNGIELHTQIVLCPELNDGEVLRKTLSDLARYHPHVRSVAVVPVGLTKHRDGLTPIKPVTKEYAQKFLRITDDYAEEFRRRFDTHFVYPSDEFYIMAGEPIPPASRYDAFEQMENGVGMLRDLLDDFNERQVKRLPKRLPKPMKVTLITATLAGGFLAENILPRLQQIKNFMPELVTVVNKFYGDTIRVTGLLTGQDIFAALKARDLGAAVFLPKNCLNDQQIFLDDWKLTELQDKLGVPVAPLKNDFGGIFEFLKTGQITASDTPKKLEFEFDLDSDQFCNKEARV; encoded by the coding sequence TTGAAAATCATCGCCATCGACAAAGCCAGCACCGGCGCCGAGCTTGGCCTCTGCCCCGGCGACGAAGTTCTGCGCATCAACGGCGAAACCGTTCGTGACATTCTGGATTACCGGTTTCTCGCCGCCGACGACAAAATCGAAATGGAAGTTCGTCGCGGTGACGAACAGATCATTTTTGATATCGAAAAAGATCCCGATGACAGCCTCGGCTTGAACTTTGCGCCGCTCAAAATCCGGCGCTGCGGCAACGATTGCATCTTTTGCTTCGTCGATCAAAACCCCGCCGGCATGCGCCCGACGATGTATTTTCGCGATGAGGATTTCCGGCTCTCATTTCTTTCGGGGCATTATGTCACGCTCAGCAACATGTCGCGCGCCGATTTGGAGCGCATCGTGCGCCAGCGCTTGACGCCGCTTTATATCTCGGTTCACGCCACCGAGCCGGCGATGCGAAAATTTCTGCTCGGCATCCAATTCGACGACCGCCTGCTGGAAAAATTCGATTATCTCACGCAAAACGGCATCGAACTGCACACGCAAATCGTTCTCTGCCCGGAGCTGAATGACGGCGAGGTGTTGCGAAAAACCTTGTCCGATCTGGCGCGCTATCATCCGCATGTCCGCAGCGTCGCCGTCGTACCGGTGGGGTTGACGAAACATCGCGATGGCCTGACGCCGATCAAACCGGTGACGAAAGAGTACGCACAAAAGTTTTTACGCATTACGGATGACTACGCAGAAGAATTTCGCCGGCGTTTCGACACCCATTTCGTTTATCCCTCCGACGAATTTTACATCATGGCCGGCGAGCCGATCCCGCCGGCGAGCCGTTACGACGCCTTCGAGCAAATGGAAAACGGCGTCGGCATGTTGCGGGATTTGCTCGATGATTTCAACGAGCGGCAAGTCAAACGTTTGCCCAAACGTTTGCCGAAGCCAATGAAAGTCACCCTCATCACCGCGACGTTGGCCGGCGGCTTTCTCGCGGAAAATATTTTGCCGCGCCTGCAACAAATCAAGAACTTTATGCCGGAATTGGTCACCGTCGTCAACAAATTCTACGGCGACACCATCCGCGTCACCGGCCTGCTCACCGGCCAGGATATTTTTGCCGCACTCAAAGCTCGCGATCTCGGCGCCGCGGTTTTCCTGCCGAAGAACTGCCTGAACGACCAGCAGATTTTTCTGGACGATTGGAAACTCACTGAATTGCAAGACAAGCTCGGCGTCCCGGTCGCGCCGTTGAAGAATGATTTTGGCGGGATTTTTGAATTTTTGAAAACAGGCCAAATCACCGCCAGTGATACACCGAAAAAATTGGAGTTTGAATTTGATCTGGACAGCGATCAATTTTGCAATAAAGAAGCACGTGTATAA
- the sppA gene encoding signal peptide peptidase SppA produces the protein MARGRDWFLGLLLAAALGVFIFFIFSLLFGVSDDGYARRGFSLHTGKRIGVVEIEGIILDSKNAVEQLERFQEDGSISAVILRIDSPGGGVAASQEIYEAAKRVRQSGKFVIASMGSVAASGGYYIACAAETIMANPGTTTGSIGVISELINMTELLNKIGIRFDVIKSGKYKDSGSPFRPMNEEDRKYFQSYVDDAYEQFVGVVAAARRMEKAEVLKHADGRVFTGQQALALGLIDRLGTYQDAIALAAEVTGIEGRPRVVTPRKRRVTIWDIIFGDIEEHLIRLQTLPVLRYQWVL, from the coding sequence ATGGCTCGTGGGAGAGATTGGTTTTTGGGATTGCTGTTGGCCGCCGCGCTGGGCGTTTTTATTTTTTTCATCTTTTCGCTGTTGTTCGGCGTTTCGGATGATGGCTACGCCCGTAGAGGATTCTCTTTGCATACCGGCAAACGCATCGGCGTCGTTGAAATCGAAGGCATTATTCTTGACAGCAAGAATGCGGTCGAGCAGCTCGAACGCTTTCAAGAAGACGGCTCGATCAGTGCGGTGATCCTGCGCATCGACAGTCCCGGCGGCGGCGTCGCGGCGAGCCAGGAGATTTACGAAGCGGCCAAGCGTGTTCGCCAAAGCGGCAAGTTCGTCATTGCCTCGATGGGTTCGGTCGCGGCATCGGGCGGCTATTATATTGCATGCGCCGCCGAAACCATCATGGCCAATCCCGGCACCACCACCGGCAGCATCGGCGTGATTTCGGAGCTGATCAACATGACGGAATTGCTGAATAAAATCGGCATTCGTTTTGACGTGATCAAAAGCGGAAAGTATAAAGACAGCGGCTCGCCGTTCCGCCCGATGAATGAGGAAGATCGCAAATATTTCCAAAGCTATGTCGATGACGCTTACGAACAATTCGTCGGCGTGGTGGCGGCGGCGCGGCGGATGGAAAAGGCCGAAGTTTTGAAACACGCCGACGGCCGTGTTTTCACCGGCCAGCAGGCGTTGGCGCTCGGCTTGATCGACCGGCTTGGCACTTATCAAGACGCCATCGCGCTCGCAGCGGAAGTGACCGGCATCGAGGGCCGGCCGCGCGTGGTGACGCCACGTAAGCGCCGGGTGACCATTTGGGATATTATTTTCGGCGACATCGAAGAGCATTTGATCCGCCTGCAGACGCTGCCGGTTTTGCGCTATCAATGGGTTTTGTGA
- a CDS encoding HU family DNA-binding protein translates to MSGNKIITKTQIVDIVAEGTGLTKVETTAVLDGFLATIKWAVSNETRVNLRGFGSFNPVQRKSRITRNPRTGEKITVPAYRAVTFRPAKELREGVKQGLAQPVEAAAS, encoded by the coding sequence GTGAGTGGAAACAAAATTATTACGAAAACGCAGATTGTCGATATCGTTGCCGAGGGCACGGGCTTGACCAAAGTCGAAACCACCGCCGTGCTCGATGGCTTTCTGGCGACCATCAAATGGGCGGTGAGCAATGAGACGCGGGTGAATTTGCGCGGTTTCGGCAGTTTCAATCCTGTCCAACGCAAATCACGTATCACGCGCAATCCCCGCACCGGCGAAAAGATCACCGTTCCCGCCTACCGCGCCGTGACCTTCCGTCCCGCCAAAGAGTTGCGTGAAGGCGTCAAGCAAGGCCTGGCGCAGCCAGTTGAAGCGGCGGCATCCTAA
- a CDS encoding ATP-binding protein codes for MIDDDATLHELARAHLRKAGYRLLSAYDGASGLEMIRQEKPALVLLDFKLPEMDGERVFHALTTDPLYEAVRQTPVILITGHGADENLKKKMIERGVSAFLHKPFGWLELANVIENLFIIRDVRRRNLQLRAEVEATRDYLALILHNAPIGIFSTDAQGNIRKANPMLGHLLGLAPEAIIGSSVFEKEGLRETFLRTAVARVNTGQQPWKVRGFNFNKPDGQIAVLNIHAVPLWQSSPKVDSPEVSTGREVFAGVLGIVEDVTESQKHDYQLRMLTTIGLALQGAINLDELLHLILTGLTAGPALGFNRAMIFLPDDTGFYLVGRMGVGPADGEEARRIWEKLKEEHISLEDFLTKYGKRRPEPDNVFNNRVRAQKLLLTAEDSDFIATIRRKRPYRRLPHQPVCASCQKFFETLSLEEFIAVPLVAKDRLVGMIIADHLYSKRKIDDDEIKTLEIFASQAAQAIERADANRRLEQEKNKLEAAYKELQTTHERLVHAERLAAIGNMAGHVAHEIRNPLVAIGGFARTLRRLAKDNAAILNVAEIIAEEVMRLEKILANVLLFTKYPKPSFQLTDLNPIVDEACNLLQAEAQQRHVKLVKTLAADLPKLLLDPVQINQVLVNLMRNGIQSIAEAGVVEVSTQFAEPNEVLLVVNDTGSGIAPNVLENLFNPFFTTKPDGTGLGLAICQHIVNDHGGRIAVESQVGYGTTFSISLPLPRHSNLPVNGLLNTSSIKETVA; via the coding sequence TTGATCGACGACGATGCCACGCTGCACGAGCTGGCGCGCGCCCATCTGCGAAAAGCCGGTTACCGGCTGCTCTCGGCGTATGACGGCGCTTCCGGCCTCGAGATGATTCGCCAAGAAAAGCCGGCGTTGGTCCTGCTCGATTTCAAATTGCCGGAAATGGATGGCGAGAGGGTTTTTCACGCGCTCACCACCGATCCGCTTTATGAGGCGGTGCGCCAGACCCCCGTCATTCTGATCACCGGACATGGGGCGGATGAAAATTTGAAGAAAAAAATGATCGAGCGTGGCGTGAGCGCGTTTTTGCACAAGCCTTTTGGCTGGCTCGAGCTGGCCAACGTCATTGAAAATCTTTTTATCATCCGCGACGTTCGCCGGCGCAACCTGCAACTGCGCGCCGAAGTTGAAGCCACACGCGACTATTTGGCGCTCATCCTGCACAATGCGCCCATCGGCATTTTCTCGACGGATGCGCAGGGCAATATCCGCAAAGCCAATCCGATGCTCGGCCACTTGCTGGGATTGGCGCCGGAGGCGATCATTGGCAGCAGCGTTTTTGAAAAAGAAGGCTTGCGCGAAACTTTCTTGCGCACCGCGGTGGCGCGTGTCAACACCGGCCAGCAACCCTGGAAAGTTCGAGGGTTCAATTTTAACAAGCCCGATGGACAGATCGCGGTGCTCAACATTCACGCCGTGCCTTTGTGGCAATCGTCGCCGAAAGTCGACAGCCCGGAAGTTTCGACCGGCCGCGAGGTTTTTGCGGGCGTGCTCGGCATCGTCGAGGATGTGACGGAGAGCCAGAAGCATGATTATCAGCTTCGCATGCTCACCACCATCGGTCTGGCGCTGCAGGGTGCGATCAACCTCGACGAGTTGTTGCATTTGATTTTGACCGGCCTCACCGCCGGCCCGGCGCTTGGCTTCAATCGTGCGATGATTTTTTTGCCCGACGACACCGGGTTTTATCTCGTCGGGCGCATGGGCGTCGGCCCGGCCGACGGCGAGGAAGCGCGCCGCATCTGGGAAAAGTTGAAAGAAGAGCACATTTCGCTGGAGGATTTCCTGACTAAATACGGCAAGCGCCGCCCCGAGCCGGATAATGTTTTTAACAACCGCGTGCGGGCGCAAAAACTTTTGCTGACGGCGGAAGATTCGGATTTTATCGCCACCATTCGCCGCAAACGGCCTTATCGCCGTCTGCCTCATCAACCGGTTTGTGCGAGCTGCCAAAAATTTTTTGAAACCTTGTCGTTGGAAGAATTCATCGCCGTGCCGCTGGTGGCGAAAGACCGGCTTGTCGGCATGATCATCGCCGATCATCTTTACAGCAAGCGGAAAATCGATGATGATGAGATCAAGACGCTGGAAATTTTTGCCAGCCAGGCGGCTCAAGCCATCGAGCGCGCCGATGCCAATCGCCGGTTGGAGCAGGAGAAAAACAAGCTCGAAGCGGCTTACAAAGAGCTGCAAACCACGCACGAGCGCCTGGTGCACGCCGAACGACTGGCCGCGATCGGCAACATGGCGGGACACGTTGCGCACGAAATTCGCAACCCTCTGGTCGCCATCGGCGGATTTGCCCGCACCTTGCGGCGCCTGGCCAAAGACAATGCCGCCATTCTCAACGTGGCCGAAATCATCGCCGAAGAAGTCATGCGGCTGGAAAAGATTCTTGCCAATGTCTTACTCTTTACCAAATATCCGAAACCGTCTTTTCAACTGACGGATCTGAATCCCATCGTTGACGAAGCCTGCAACTTGCTGCAAGCCGAAGCGCAACAGCGGCATGTCAAACTCGTCAAAACACTGGCCGCTGATTTGCCGAAACTCCTGCTCGATCCGGTCCAAATCAATCAAGTGCTCGTCAATCTGATGCGCAACGGCATCCAATCCATAGCCGAGGCCGGCGTCGTCGAAGTCTCGACACAGTTTGCCGAACCCAACGAAGTTTTGCTGGTCGTCAACGATACCGGTAGCGGCATCGCGCCCAACGTTCTGGAAAACCTTTTCAATCCATTTTTTACCACCAAGCCCGACGGCACCGGCCTCGGGCTGGCCATCTGCCAACACATTGTCAACGATCATGGCGGCCGCATTGCGGTCGAGTCGCAAGTCGGATATGGAACGACTTTCTCGATCTCTCTGCCGCTGCCGCGTCATTCTAATTTACCGGTTAATGGGCTGCTCAACACTTCTTCAATTAAGGAAACCGTCGCGTGA